The DNA segment TACTGACAATCAATGATTTAACGTCGAATGAAATCGAAGAGATCCTTTCGATCGCAACCGATTTGAAACGGCGATATGAAAGGGGAGAGCGCCCACCGGAACTAGCGGGACGGGTGCTCGGACTTTTGTTTTCGAAACCGTCACTGCGTACCCGCGTCAGCTTCGAAGCCGGCATGACGCATCTCGGTGGAACCAGTTTGTATCTCGGACAGGATGTCGGCTGGGGGACACGCGAATCGATTGCTGATTTCGCCAAGGTCATCAGCCAATATGTCGACGTAATCGTCTGTCGAACTCACGGACATGAAATGGTCGTCGAACTAGCGAAACACAGCGATTGCCCAGTCATCAATGGATTGACCGATCAGTCTCATCCATGCCAAGCTCTCGCCGACGTGATGACGCTGCGCGAACTAAAAGGACAAAACGGCTCCAAGAAGCTCACCTTCGTCGGAGATGCTAATAACGTATCACGTAGTTTGGCTTTGGCTTGTACGAAACTTGGCATTTCCTTCGCGATCGCAGCCCCCAGCAGCTACCAATTCAATTCCTCGCTGCTCGATTCGCTGCAAAAAATGAACAGCAAGGTCGAAATTACACAGACAGACGATCCGCGGGTCGCCTTGAAAGACGCCTCTGCGGTGTATACCGACGTCTGGTCGAGCATGGGCTTCGAGAACGAAACCGAAACTCGCAAGAAAGATTTCGCCAACTACCAAGTTAACGCGCGGATGATGGAATTCGCACCTAGCGACGCAGTGTTTATGCACTGTTTGCCAGCACACCGTGGTGAAGAAGTTTCGGCAGAAGTGATTGATGGCCCTCAAAGCGTCATCGTCAAACAGGCAGCCAATCGGATGCATGTGCAAAAAGGTCTACTGCTGTGGT comes from the Pirellulaceae bacterium genome and includes:
- the argF gene encoding ornithine carbamoyltransferase: MRHLLTINDLTSNEIEEILSIATDLKRRYERGERPPELAGRVLGLLFSKPSLRTRVSFEAGMTHLGGTSLYLGQDVGWGTRESIADFAKVISQYVDVIVCRTHGHEMVVELAKHSDCPVINGLTDQSHPCQALADVMTLRELKGQNGSKKLTFVGDANNVSRSLALACTKLGISFAIAAPSSYQFNSSLLDSLQKMNSKVEITQTDDPRVALKDASAVYTDVWSSMGFENETETRKKDFANYQVNARMMEFAPSDAVFMHCLPAHRGEEVSAEVIDGPQSVIVKQAANRMHVQKGLLLWLIKKSQA